In the Vanessa atalanta chromosome 24, ilVanAtal1.2, whole genome shotgun sequence genome, ATAGCATGTATATAaaccccactgctgggctaaggttaTTTTAGGGAAGTAGACTTAATTACTCGGTGCTCCAATGTAAATTAGCAGATACATGTAATAGATTTTCATCTACTATTTAGCGGTTTACTCAGCATATCTTTACTGACAAGCACGAGATGAGTACAAGTACAATTCATACGTCAAAAATcatgcacataaaaattcagtggcgtTTGTCCGGATTTCAACTCTTCAGTCAAGAATTACTTGTTATAAAGCCTGGGAGACCTTGACTCATTTCATGAATTGATTAATAACTATTAAGATACTCACCGTGATATTTTATGTTCTTGGTAGTTATTTTGGATCcgattttgttgtttttaagtttGGTCGATTTGTAAGATCTTGAATGGCGTGGGGAAAAAaggtgtttaattttatacataaaattttgaaatcctCCAGGTGACCTTTTATTTCTTACGGACATTATGTTCAAATTGTTCTGCCATCTTTGCATAATTTCCTCGTATTccgacatttttttcttatttatttcgtCCATTTTTTTCCTTGCCATCTGTCGTACTATTTCAGACTTGGTAAcatttttgtgaaataattttCGAAATTGCTTCTTGGAacttttcaacatttttttaattttttgaaaaaatgatTCCTTTTTTACAgcgttattgtttttatttttaaaacgttgataaggttttaattttattgtatgctTTAATCGACTTTTCATTTGATACAAATCGTTAGCtagtttaaaaactttttcttctAAAACTTCACTGTTCGGTGCCATTCTTCGATTATTTGCAAATTCCATTAACTTTAGAGCATTATTCATCTTTAGAATGTCTTTTGATAACGcgatatttaaagatttaagacTGTAAAGACGTTCATGTATCGAACATTTCTCAATTTCTCGTATGGAATTTTGCCATTTATTTCCTATAGTCGTTAGGTAAATCAGAATGTTATTAGGATTAAACGCTTCTGAATCAACGTCAAAAATATCTCGATAAAATGTtctaattattctttttaatattttccttaagTCTGAAGAGACAGTGACTAATACATCACTAGCGGGTGCATCTTTATCTAGAACTtctagaatattaattataacatctaCAAGCTGATTGTTGTTTTCTTTTGTATCATGTGAGTTCAAATGTTTCCGATAACTATCATCTGTAtgcggttttattttatttagcttttttttttctttattaacgtAGTATTTCATAGCTCGTATTAGAACGATTAGATCGCGAGGAATGGAAGTATTTGGCATTCTTTGTATTCCTGCGATGTCTCGTGTTACTTCATGTAtatcgttttttaattttttcaaatgtttCTCTAAAGTATTTGtatcatattttcttaaatCCTCTTGTGGCTGTTTCGCTTCAAATTGATACAAATTTATGATGGAGTTTTCATCGTATTTCGAATCATTTGATACGTCATTCGGAATACTTATGTTTCCAATCGATTTGAGATACAAAATGAGCTTTTCTTTGATATTAGTCAATTTTTCAAGCtccttttgtttttcatttacaattttatttaatgaaagtaCTACATTTTTCTGTAACTCTTCGATTGTatcaatagtattattataatttgttggtAATAGAACATTTGTATCATTTGCATCTAAAGATAGTTCACGtttctttatatttagaatattttctttcacatCATTTGAAGAAAATATAGCAATATCATTCTCTCCGGTATTCGTTTCTGTAAATGCTGAAAAAAATCGAAAGTGACTGTTATTcacgtttttatatattacggcTTACCTGGATATCATTTATAGAACTACCCATAGCGCTCGAACCATCACCTCAGTTTTACCCCCTTAAgaggtgaaataaataaagtagcctatgtccttccccgggaccaaattattttcttaccaAATTGCATCCTAATTAGTTCAACGATTTAGAGTTACAtccacatttacaatattagtagtacagaaaatataaatgatatataaaaaatatataattttgacagCTAATTTGTGCTTACCGGTATTCATAGAAATGgttgttttattttcgtttttttcagCGGGTATATTTAATTGGTTTGCCCCAGTGTCATCATAAACACCAACTTCTTTGAGTAGATCAAAGGAGACggaatcgttatttttataaaatattgcttcaTGCTGATTAGTATTTGTATCATGACTGTCGTCTCTCATTacgctttttaataaatcattaaaatctaACAAATCTGATTCGGAATTGGTATCATTGGATTGATTTATAGGTACTGCTGTAAAAATAAAGGCATTATTTGTTTCACTATTTCatctttcaataattaaaagtttaagtgAAAGAcagatatttgtaattattaatttaccaattttattgtttgttttattaatagctaTTTCTGTTTTATTCTTGACTTCGTTTTCAAAACCTTCAACTCCATAAATCCATTTCAATAAATCTtcgtaacttattttattactgtcatttatttcattgattgaTCTTTTAAATCTTTCATTTGAATGTTGATGTTTATCTACgacaaaaatacatattgtgacaataatacatattgtgACAATAGATACAAGTTGTGGGGttcgtattgaaaaaaaaatcaaaactctTGATTGACATGTTATGGTTTTTAAGGCTAAGTGcatcagtgtaattacagactatggaaaaaaatatcagaCTTCATGAGCTAGTAGCACAAAGCTAAGGACTATGGAAAAGGTTAACATTCACCATAAGAGGGCCAATATAATTCgcctttttaaaatttgaacccaatgtaatgtttctttatttttaaaaatgtaactattGATATATCTAaagtttattcattaaataatataagtattgttaTCATATTAGCAGTTATAGtagattttatgattaaatattaaaaataataagtaatttgcaatcatctattttaatatttggttgCTATTTTATGGAGTCAAGTGAAGAAGTGCTTTTGACCGATTATTAGCCATGGTGACAACCCTAAATACTTTTAATCGACTCGACCCAGAGTTATTACCTGCAGTCCTATAAGTGGTGGATATACCATAAATATCCTCGCGTAAATCTAACAAAGGAGGTGCTCTGTAATGGTAGAAAATTGTCACAGATTCGTTACGCACAACCTCTTATCCCTCACTGATTTATAAGGTGAGAGACGGTAAGTATCGTGAGTTACACATATCAATtacgtagaaaaatattaaaaaaatattctgcaaAATTAGGCTCCCGGACTTGACCATTATCGGCGAGGGCTCCAACGCAAGGCGCTCGGATTTTTTGGCATCCTCAGCAAAGCGAATTAAGACGGACCTGTTTGTATTCGTATTCTATTAGTTCATCCATTGTTCATACGATCGATTTTTGACATAGTTTTTTACGTACAATAAGTACCACGTAAGTCATTTCGGATAAATGTTTACAAGCATATTTAAGGCATCACTGTACCGCATACGGGGCACTGGTAATatgctataaattttaataattccaaaGCTTACATCTCCGGACTTTCTCCAACACCACAGCCAACGTTCTGTGGTCAGCAACCAGACGATCATCCGTCACACAATGCTGAACTGAGCTACAATTCCATCTTCCATATGTATCACAGTCACATATTTTGCACTCTACACAAATGTTCTctgaaatataaagaaatagtgAATGTCTCACTGTTGGGCAACCATGTCTTCTTATGGAGagggtttggagtttattctatCACGCGATTCTATTACACGTACCTTTTTATGGGTGGTAGGTTCATCTGACACAATTATACTCTCAATGTTTTCCTTCTCAAATTACGATATCAATGTTATTAATACCCAGTAGTTTTTTTCGGTTTAAAATCAACGGGTTTTATCacacttaaatttttattttatttattttaataaacggaTGAAGGATTACAATACCCTTATATCTCTAAGGGTAGATAATacgtcaaattaaataaacacatagtaaagtaataaaaggctcttattttacaatgttgtttttttatatacaccGAGTAATGGATTGGAAATTTATAGCAAACGAGGCGTGGCTCGTATGATGTGCAAAAATTTCCATTAATATTTGATGTATTGAACATGAATGTTGGagttttatttacctttattgCAGTTGGTGTACTGTGATACGAGGGGAAGACAATCTTCATGCGGACCCTGTGATGCTGTAACGTGAGATGTAGATGTTATCTATCATTACGAACTATTACGACTTTACTTACGATTTTTATCGAGAAATGTTCGATATTTTATGCATCGAATCAGTTTTATTGATAATGTTGTTGACGTTGAGCTAAATTTTATAAgaccaaaaaatttttttaagtagcCGCGATTATTTGTCTTATTAATGAAGATGAAGAAGCGAGCCTGATCATAAGTGGTAAAATCACTAATGAGCAGATCTGCTCTCCTCTTAAAGAATTGACTTAGAGCTTATTAAACCACGCTTTACTTAAGCGGGTTATattcatgtggcagaattttctgAGACAAATGTAAgtttctttacgatgttttccttacgGCTCATTGAAATGTAAACTCAAACCATAAGTATGTCGGCTCTTAGTTTCAACAGTTAAACTACTCTTGTTGTTTTGCGCTGAATGGTAAGTCCGTTTacacagttacactggctcactcacttctcaaaccggaacacaaccatactaTTTCtagctgcttggcggtaaaatttattacagataaaCTTATTTTGATAATCGCCTTATTTGTAATTGCATTGATGAAGTATACCTTTTTCAACATATTGCAGAATCATGTTCCCAACTTCTTCGTTCAAATCATTATCTTCTGTTTCATAATCATCTGTATTCGCAAAATTGTTATAAACTTCACCATAATACGCGCATCTCGGTTCAATTAAAGCGGTGCAGTCAAATCCGTAGCAAATTTTACAGTCGTCTTCATTGCTATCTCTTACAATAGTAAACTCGTCTTCATCCAGCATCGctgaaataaaatgtctatattaattttataaatgtgaaagtctcTATCTATCTGTTACGTTTTTATGGTTAGACCACTGAAGCGAATTTTATGGAATTTTGTACGAGGCAAGCTCCAATCTCAAGGAAGTACATAGGcgactttttatatctaaagcCCTATACCCTAAAAACACAGGCGGATACTAGTATCAAATATTTGAAACCGCTATTTAGTAGTTTACCTTCTTTATAAGTTAAGACCTTATTTCTTTCATAAAAATTCACATGACTGATAATGATTTTCTTCAGCCTAAGTTCAGCCAGTACCGTCTTAACTTATCGTAACACTTATTAACACTTATCGCAGTCTAGCCGattgcataataattattattatcattctcataatcgtttttttatttatacttagcAAGTCCTCGATATTAGGTGCCATAGCTGCGTGAAAATATAACTACgtgtaataatttgaatttcgaattaaacAATTTAGATTTTGAACATCGAATTTCATCGCGTGAAATTATTATGTACGTGTATTAGGTATGGGAGTGACGTTTGTGCTTACAAggtgtcttagtgtgcgtgacacgACTAAGAGTAGAGAtagcataaaaatttaaataaggaattaattttaaagtttattttattataacgtcgATAATTTAACGTGAAGAGCTTTCAGCTGAAtagatgtatataattatactcgTATGTGTAATTAAGTCTGTCTGAAGAGCGTTAtgttacgtaataaaaatataaacatacttacCGGAGATGACGGGAATGCTTAAAAATATCCACACGAACATCGTAAGAACAATGCAATAAATTTCGTAATATGAGTAAGTGTACTTTAAAGCCGGACAGGGTTGGATTTTGGAAATTTACTGTGGAGTTACATAAGTACTGCGACTTTAGCGCTTCAGCgaatagattttgttttatggCAGTGTTAGGCGGACCAAATTTGTCatacaaatgggccaccagatggcTCCATggtcaataatttaaatcatttctgAATCGGTACCAAAACCAATACAACAACAATTTTGCGAACTACGATGTAATATCCCTTTAGCccgtagttacaccggctcactaaccattcaaactggaaaactaattattgctgtttggaagTACAAAATATGTTGATTGGGTGAAACCTACCCAATATATACATCACTTGTATCTTATTATCAGTTATATGAAAACTATATAGAACTAGCTCCCTGGCTCACAAGTGTAGGATAAAGATCTATACAGAACATGAATATTTaaagacaaacatacaaaaaaaaccttattattttagaataggTAGTCACCCGGACGTGCGCAGAACAACTCatcaaagtttcatcacaatcaaATTATTGAGGAATGCATAGCAGACAAACATTCAAATagacatttttgtatatatagatGACGAGCGATCCACCCCGTCTTCGCACGGGTACAATTTATACGGTAAAAAGCACTGTACGTTAGATAAGCACTCAAGAATAATGAAGCTTTCTactagagaaaaaaaaaaaaatagttccggagattacccccTACACATTCTTGGCGAGGAGTtttagaaatgttatttataaggaACTAGTTTTCGCTCGCGGTCTCGTTCGCGTGTTTGACTGGTCGTTGGTTTTAAGTCTAAAGTAGCCCATGTCTTTTCTTGGAGCTCAAGCTAGCTCTTTTCTCATGTAAGTATAGTTTAAGGTCGTATTGATtaacaaatcaattattttgtcGCGGATACAATCCATCTCTGTCTGTAAAATGCGTTAATTTACCATGTTTACAAATATGACGACCGTTTCTGAGCGCGAGGTACCACCGCCAGTTGACGAGTATGCTCGCTTTGTTCCTCTTGGCTCAACATGTTCTTGCTAAGGGTAAGTTTTGCaaatttttcattgaattatttctttatttaattatcttatttctttttctgtataatttttCTTGGTTAGGGATGTAAGGTTAGGAATATGTTACGTGATTAGTGATTACGTAATGTGCGTCGGTACAGcccttatttgttattaaaatttaatcaaaacaaaatagggtttgttcaagtaggcttattGTGTCAATTGGCGTCATCAGGATGCAATATAACCCATATCGTTGCTAGATGAAGATGCCACGGTAGTGTATCGCGTCGGACATTTTTGCTCAAGCCAGAGTATCGGACTTTTTGGGATCAGAGTATAGCGTAATTTTGGAGTTAATAATGTGTTTCCAGAAATGAGAGACATTGGCCAgtatattccatatttaaacaTAAGCACTTAGTGCATCAGGAAATTTAGTTTTAACGTTTTAACTAAACTTTTGAACAACTTTAATTGACTTTTTGATTCAGTTGGGATTAAATTTATTGGGTTGATGTTTGGCAACAATTTTGTTGCTAATAACACaacaattatttagtttttcgtcaataatttgtttacataatatgttcTACTTTTTTGGATTATaccataaaactttttatagcaCCGTGATGAACTTTAAACTTCACCCTATATTTTCAGTACTGAGGATATCTTTAGGAAGTCCTTTGTCTGCCATctctttgaatatatttcttatgtttGCAGATACATCAAACGATTCTTATATTGTCAAGAAAATCGAATCTTGTCCGGACGAGGGTTATTTCTTTAAACGGGACATAAACTTCAACATCATAGAACCGAACTGCTATCTTTGCTTCTGTCAGGATAACGGAACAGCTGTCTGCTGGCTCAGGCAGAATAATAGATgtgatactaagtattattaccATGCTGGGAGGAAAAAGAGGTATACTTAatgttagtttttaaataataggtattacttgttgatatatttatttataggatttttggatttatatattgaaattccGTTAGGTGGACATAACTTTTCCCTACTATTCTAACAAAGAAATATGACATTGGGGTAATATATAGCATAAACATAGTCTCAGaacattataaattcgaaagtgagtttatttatgtgtttgtttgttacccTTTCACTACTTATCTTCTAAAGCGATCATTAGTAACTTCagcaaagaaaagaaaatttaataccaCCTGATCTTGCACGGGTTCGAAGCCACTGGCTGAAtctagtctatactaatattattactgtGGAATTAGCTCTTTCGAAAGTAGCTGTCTGTCTGCcagtctgttgctctttcaagcCCAAATAACTGTACCGTATTTGGTGAAATTTACTATAAGGCAGgtttaaactccaaggaaggacatagttTTTAATGCCTTACACCTACCGACCAACTCTAAAACACGAGCAAAGCCGAGACCaacaactagtttttttaatattatgctgAGTATGAGTAGAGACAGAAGAAGATAgagattaatataaacataaagacATGACTTCACACACCAGTAGGTCGTCCGTTGTGTTTGTCACTtagaatataatgtattaacttttatatttgattttcgtTTTAGAGAAATCAGATCACGGCGTTCTCCTGGACTCAGCGACATATTCTTTCGTGATGCATCTCGGGATTGTATGTATCAGCTTTATCTCTATTTTAAGAATGATTTGTATGATAACTCCATCACTTTCCATTTGATCTTGAGAGAGAACGTTTTTGTGGACATATTTTGCACTATAAACTGGCTGGCCTGCACAGCTAGACAGATTCTTATTGTTATGAACGCCGTGGTCGAAAACCAGGATAACCAACAGTTTAGCGTGGTCTCAGAGGCACGCTTTCCAAgacttatttatttgtcttggtTAGTTTTGAGTCATAGTACCACACCATACCATACCATAGATCACTTTGATCAGAGAATCAGAGATAATTATTGTATGTacacgagacgtaaggataagcttatgacgccaagtttccgactccgcaatgtcaataaatattttttggggcaaggtatccgtttccaTGATTACGCAGatgtttttaactttgccgatttataaattgtaatcatttgtaaaaaataaattagtgaaaaaaagcatattatttaacacgtgtttatatacatataataataaaaagcgtgGATCTAATACTTGTTGGGTTCCAAGCAGGATatcttatatatgtacatatataattgtatttaactaacatagatttgtgttttaaatgttttagttcttctcagtagattCCGTACCGGTGATAGCTTCACcttatatagttctgtaaaatgactatcaaaagtgcttgtgcctacttgaataaagaatattttttttattttgatcttgACCTGAGGAGTGTAGGCAGTAGACCAATGGCGCTGGTAGATTTATACAAAACACGTAACACGCACAGACAAGAAACTGCTACAGTTTTCTTACAGGATGTGGATAACGGACGCCCTAACGCCGGCGCGTCGCTTCGGTAACATCCTGTAATgaacgtaattattattgttttaataacgaTGCAATGCGGAGAATGTTCgtgttatgaatattattacgaCTGTCGATTGCGATTTGACAGTTTTAATTGGAAATTATCGGAAAACTTTtacgaaattttgtatatattttacatagagTTTGTCCGTTTGGAATGTTTCTATCATCGATTGCGTTCGGTTATTTAAAAGCCGAATATGTATGTGTGCGAACCAGCTGCGTATACACATGTCTGGAGGAAGATGCGCTGGCGCAGAACCAACGGTTTTTGATGTTTTCCGATGAAGGGATGTGTAACTCTTTCAAGAGCTCAGAGCTTCTTCGAACGGGATGTTCTCTAGATCAACGAGTTAATATTGTCTATATTCACAGTTTGGAAGGTAGTGTCGATTATAATGTTAAGTCTCATTTTGATGGTGTATACATTTGTATACACCATCAAAATGACTTAACGAAGTCCTGGGTTTAAAAGCCAGgttgtttataaaatgttattggatATTTCTGTCGAAAAGTTCTCAGTGTGTACACTGTGCCTCGGAATGTACGTAGAACCATTCCTTCTGCTCCTGTACTTattcctgt is a window encoding:
- the LOC125073558 gene encoding uncharacterized protein LOC125073558 → MFVWIFLSIPVISAMLDEDEFTIVRDSNEDDCKICYGFDCTALIEPRCAYYGEVYNNFANTDDYETEDNDLNEEVGNMILQYVEKASQGPHEDCLPLVSQYTNCNKENICVECKICDCDTYGRWNCSSVQHCVTDDRLVADHRTLAVVLEKVRRSFTETNTGENDIAIFSSNDVKENILNIKKRELSLDANDTNVLLPTNYNNTIDTIEELQKNVVLSLNKIVNEKQKELEKLTNIKEKLILYLKSIGNISIPNDVSNDSKYDENSIINLYQFEAKQPQEDLRKYDTNTLEKHLKKLKNDIHEVTRDIAGIQRMPNTSIPRDLIVLIRAMKYYVNKEKKKLNKIKPHTDDSYRKHLNSHDTKENNNQLVDVIINILEVLDKDAPASDVLVTVSSDLRKILKRIIRTFYRDIFDVDSEAFNPNNILIYLTTIGNKWQNSIREIEKCSIHERLYSLKSLNIALSKDILKMNNALKLMEFANNRRMAPNSEVLEEKVFKLANDLYQMKSRLKHTIKLKPYQRFKNKNNNAVKKESFFQKIKKMLKSSKKQFRKLFHKNVTKSEIVRQMARKKMDEINKKKMSEYEEIMQRWQNNLNIMSVRNKRSWQEE